One genomic window of Mercenaria mercenaria strain notata chromosome 2, MADL_Memer_1, whole genome shotgun sequence includes the following:
- the LOC128549272 gene encoding uncharacterized protein K02A2.6-like translates to MNYAMIELECLGLVFGLKKFHQWVYGKKVKVVTDHLPLIAICKKPLFAAPVRLQRLLLNISQYDIDVTYRQGTQIPLPDTLSRFPVKDTDPSLTETVEVQVNMVKRSLPVSDRKLQEIKVNTDRDEQLLSLKQVIIEGWPDERNHCKSELLDFWNYRDELTVMDGVIMKGHKIVIPKSLRADLLSKLHSSSHMGIEKTISRASDIVFWPRITQEIKDLVLKCPVCLQHRDSNQKEPLVYTQVPEYPWQVVGTDLFEFNGKDFLIVADHYSHYFEVKELPNCRSSTVISRLKGIFARFGIPEIVVSDNGPCYASHEFANFAKLWDFTHQTTSPYHSSGNGLRKRT, encoded by the coding sequence ATGAACTATGCTATGATTGAGTTAGAGTGTCTTGGACTGGTATTTGGCTTGAAGAAATTCCACCAGTGGGTGTATGGGAAAAAAGTCAAAGTAGTTACAGACCACTTACCATTGATAGCTATATGTAAGAAACCCTTATTTGCTGCACCTGTTAGGTTACAGCGGCTGCTCTTAAACATTTCACAGTATGATATAGATGTCACTTATAGGCAGGGAACTCAGATTCCTTTACCAGATACTTTGTCTAGATTTCCGGTAAAGGATACAGATCCGTCCCTGACGGAAACTGTAGAAGTCCAGGTTAATATGGTCAAAAGAAGCTTACCGGTAAGTGACCGGAAATTACAAGAAATCAAGGTCAATACTGACAGGGACGAACAACTTTTGTCCCTGAAGCAAGTCATTATTGAAGGTTGGCCTGATGAAAGAAATCACTGCAAGTCAGAACTGCTAGATTTCTGGAATTACAGGGATGAGCTTACCGTCATGGATGGGGTAATAATGAAGGGTCACAAAATTGTTATTCCTAAATCCCTAAGGGCAGACTTATTGTCAAAACTACATTCTTCAAGTCATATGGGAATAGAGAAAACAATAAGTAGAGCAAGTGATATTGTTTTCTGGCCTAGAATCACCCAGGAAATTAAAGATCTCGTTCTGAAATGTCCTGTATGTTTGCAACACAGAGACTCAAACCAGAAAGAACCGCTTGTCTACACCCAAGTTCCAGAATACCCATGGCAGGTAGTTGGCACAGACCTATTTGAGTTCAATGGCAAAGACTTTTTGATAGTCGCTGACCATTATTCAcattactttgaggtcaaagagcTGCCTAACTGTAGAAGTTCGACAGTTATAAGTAGGCTCAAAGGCATATTTGCTAGATTTGGCATACCAGAAATTGTAGTATCTGATAATGGGCCATGCTATGCATCTCATGAGTTTGCAAACTTTGCAAAGCTCTGGGATTTTACACACCAGACCACAAGTCCCTACCACAGCTCCGGTAATGGTTTGCGGAAGCGTACGTGA
- the LOC123566599 gene encoding uncharacterized protein LOC123566599: MCKHCELFGTTAAADKPFVKRGVQLGTHPTRKLLSHSNSKYHKFSVERYTLAKSSINVYRQLQIKDAHKKASNRSALKKIFKCLDFVIKQKWAVTENAEKFIKFVANIGVVDLQAFLSSSSVTYLSSSSITEMVMCLSDYLEREVLTDLSGKEFSLLADESSDISNRSQMSVMIRCGSADGIESVRTFFMGFVQLEKGTAECITNSLETFLLGKNINVANIRFSGFDGCNTMSGVQKGVQRRVQHVSPFSVYINCRNHRLALCLAHLIKRFPLLQDVDTTLLSLWKLFEFSPQKLAVFKHIQAVYGKDPLTITRAAATRWLSHLQASARFISRYVCILDTLDAIYAEKREPEIRGIRQNVTDKNIVATVLLLCDILKPVNMLSLYLQEENVNFTSLPERVKVTIDSLTSLVAIYRRYSGNLVNSETEFAKCDQLFLEIDDRTALERRMRQNNLDLTPDAFLEETGIPLVYELVQEIEDAFNHGDPVLNAFGFFNPQNLPENVSDLPEYGNASIQRLVAFYGSPKTDIFNGHTTNVPALMNPVQLETELKSVKVQLYMLSVIDFKIFEMLMYTLHSQV, translated from the exons ATGTGTAAACATTGTGAATTGTTTGGTACAACTGCTGCTGCTGACAAACCATTTGTAAAAAGGGGTGTCCAGCTTGGGACACACCCTACAAGAAAACTTCTATCACACTCGAACAGTAAATATCACAAATTTTCTGTGGAACGATATACATTGGCGAAATCGAGCATTAATGTATACCGTCAATTACAAATAAAAGATGCACATAAAAAGGCTAGTAATAGATCTGCacttaaaaagattttcaagTGTTTGGACTTTGTTATTAAGCAGAAATGGGCAGTTACAGAGAATGCTGAGAAGTTCATCAAGTTTGTTGCTAATATTGGTGTGGTAGATCTTCAAGCATTCTTGTCAAGCTCTAGTGTCACATACCTGTCATCTTCCAGCATTACAGAAATGGTCATGTGCCTCTCTGACTACCTAGAGAGGGAAGTTCTCACTGACCTAAGTGGCAAGGAATTCTCATTATTGGCAGATGAAAGCTCGGACATTAGTAATCGCAGCCAGATGAGTGTGATGATAAGATGTGGTAGTGCCGATGGAATAGAAAGTGTTAGAACATTCTTTATGGGGTTTGTTCAACTTGAAAAAGGGACGGCTGAATGCATCACAAATTCACTTGAGACGTTCCTTTTGGGAAAGAACATCAATGTTGCAAACATCCGTTTCTCAGGATTTGATGGATGCAATACCATGTCTGGTGTGCAGAAAG GAGTACAACGAAGGGTTCAACATGTGAGTCCATTTTCAGTGTACATTAATTGCCGAAACCATCGACTGGCACTCTGTCTCGCACATCTAATCAAGCGCTTCCCCCTCCTGCAGGACGTTGATACGACACTTCTTTCTCTATGGAAGTTGTTCGAATTCTCACCACAGAAGCTGGCAGTGTTCAAGCACATCCAGGCTGTTTATGGGAAGGACCCACTTACTATAACCAGGGCTGCGGCAACTAGATGGCTGTCCCACCTTCAAGCATCAGCTAGATTTATTTCAAG ATATGTCTGTATCCTTGATACACTTGATGCTATCTATGCTGAGAAGAGGGAACCTGAGATCCGAGGCATCAGGCAAAATGTGACTGATAAGAATATTGTAGCCACAGTCCTGCTCTTGTGCGACATCCTAAAGCCAGTCAACATGCTGTCACTGTATCTTCAGGAAGAGAATGTTAATTTCACCTCCTTACCAGAACGTGTTAAGGTCACCATTGATTCGCTAACTTCCCTGGTAGCAATCTATCGTCGGTATTCTGGCAATTTGGTCAACAGCGAAACAGAGTTTGCCAAGTGTGATCAACTGTTCCTCGAGATAGATGATCGAACTGCCCTTGAAAGGCGGATGAGGCAGAACAATCTGGACCTAACACCTGATGCATTTCTTGAAGAGACCg GTATACCACTGGTGTACGAACTTGTGCAAGAAATTGAAGATGCCTTCAACCATGGAGATCCAGTATTAAATGCCTTTGGGTTTTTCAATCCACAGAACCTACCAGAGAATGTGTCTGACCTACCTGAATATGGGAAT GCATCCATTCAGAGGTTAGTAGCTTTCTATGGATCCCCAAAGACTGATATCTTCAATGGTCACACCACCAATGTGCCAGCCCTAATGAATCCAGTCCAGTTGGAGACAGAGCTGAAAAGTGTTAAAGTACAGTTATACATGCTTAG TGTTATAGATTTCAAGATCTTCGAAATGTTAATGTATACATTACACAGCCAGGTTTAA